The sequence below is a genomic window from Pectinophora gossypiella chromosome 13, ilPecGoss1.1, whole genome shotgun sequence.
ttgtaaaaaccggacctgtcaaatcttcaggttaggtaagcggaccccatgaaaacgggataatgctaacaACAAACCAAAACCTTCATTTTCTAAGCTCTATTCACATGTTTCAGGTAGCAGTATCATTTCAAAACCCAGTATCCAAGACGATATTCTCTCAACCTTACTTGATGGTGGAGAGTGAGGTATTCTTTGAGCCTTACCATAGAGTTCTCAAAGTCATGCAGAATGCAAGGATAGACGACCTTCCGATGCGAAGGTACATCGTGGATGTTCAGGTGATTgattttatcttcttctatcctgtgggtttttaaggtggattaccaaccttatcaaccctggtgccagggttattattgcgccgcgaaatgcccctgacatgactcatgtaaccactacgtagtattattgttacttattaattttatgttgaCTAGTTAGTAGAGATTGTtcgtaaataaatgaaatataatcactgatGACTCTGACTACCAAGTAGTATGAAGGCAATACTTTATTATCGTCACTATTACCTAgataattattactattatattattattacatattaaatCCCGATTGGTATTTAGCATGCTGTTTAAGTAGACTGATAGGAGTACACTATACCTTATTTAACAAAGCATGATTAGCATGAAGCAGGACAGAGATAGAGATGTAGTATAGAGTTGTCGAGTGCGAATGAGATGAGAAATATGTCACTCCAATTATGCTACGTTAATACGTAGCATACATATCACTCACACCTACACATACACGTAGACATATCTCTACTTATTAAAATACGACCACAGTACGATAGAGTACGACCTACAGTTTATTCATAATATGAATATATCATGAACACCAAAACTCTTATGTTCTGTTTGTAAACTTCTTTACAGAAAGAATCTCGAGCGCCAGCTTATTTATCACAGGAaactttatacacaataaaagaaggaaacaaaaacaaagaagtATCTTTCCCAGTACTAACTAGGGAAGAATGGCCAGACACTACAACATTTGGTCTAGATAACTCCCAAATGGATGCATTTTCATTCGCTTTAACTAGAGAATTCGCCGTCATACAAGGTCCACCTGGCACCGGTAAAACGTTCATAGGTGTCAAAATCGCATCAACATTACTCAAGAATTTGTCTTTAGAAGGCACGCCGATGCTCATAATCTGCTACACAAATCACGCCCTTGATCAATTTTTAGAAGGCATTTTGCCAGTTACTCAGAACATAGTAAGACTAGGCAGTCAAAGTAAGAGCAAAATCCTTCAGCCATACAACTTGAATAACATGAGAATGAAAATGAAATCTAAATATGCTCATCTCTATGGAACTAAGAGATCAGAATTAGAAAAGATTTACAAACAAATGACGGACATACAGACAGAAATTGAAAAATGTGAAAAGGAAATAATCACTTACAAAACTTTAAAGCCATATATGAAGACTAAAGTTGAATTAAAGAGCGGCAAAGAAGATCCTATATTACCTTGGCTCTTTGACCATCTAGAAGATATAAAAGAAgataaagaagaagaattagaaGACTGGGAAAAAGCATTAGAAGATATGGAAGTAAGTGAGAAAATTGAAACTTGTTTCTCAGAACAGTGGGCAGTTAAAGAAATAGACTCAATGCTAAACAGTATTAGATATGTGAAGGATATTACCGATGATCATTGCGAGGGCCAGAAGATGACTGATAAGTTTCAAACAGAGATAAACAAAGTTAGCAGAAGACTGAACTGTTTCAAGGTAAGAATTGCATaagtctaatctagcctacaagattccGCTCCTGCGGATAGGCTTACCCTTCTTCCCTCCATTTTTCGCTATCCtatgcgtactccggccagtccctccggcaagcgtccaagggCACAGGTGTATTACTTAATTAGTATGTATTTTGAGTTTGATGtcacagacaaaaaaaacatttgtttccATAATATGCAaaagtcctacacgaaccggggattgtctttgggtgcactcccatagtgtatacagggataatcgccggttggtgtctgcgcatttagattaaattgtcttaatgggcctctacgtgttggcttcggtcgcacacacgccttccaaaagttcaGGAATCCCTATGGCTTTGCCTATGCAAATGTCATACAATAATagtgaaaacatttatttcggacaaaccaCTACTCACGTATACATTTACTTACACAATTTAGCAAcattaattacttaacctatgaataaaataaaaaacacaaaatataaatgtacatGGGTGCCGCAATCCATCTAAAGAAGGCCAGGTTTCAGTGATTATTTGCCCAGATGTTGCAATCAGTGTTGCCCACTGATTTATCATGTTTTCTTACGATTATATCAAGTGATTTTAAGAGTGAGTTTCTGTGTAAAAGTTTTATTATTCGTCGCCATACAAAGATATTCCTTTTCCTAAGAATTAGTAACTTGACCCCCTAAACTTGATTTCAGAAAAAGTTTGCACTAGAAAAGTCTGTCAATAAGGATGATTTCACAATGGAGGAGAACATAGACCTCTACAGTTTGACCCCGGACGAGAGATGGGCGGTATATTTCGCTGCAGTTAGAACTATTACGAACGAACTCATGGTGAAAATGAATGACTTGTTGGTAAGTATTGGAAtactttcctaggtcaaagataaattatgaaatagggtagtttccaactagtcaaatcagttactttttactaaacgtcaaaacacgaaaatgcTATGGAATATGTaggaaaaagcaacctgtgacgtcatagaaaaacgtgacaaaatgtcgcacttattgttacatttttctttcaaattcataaataagttaaaaagtcATGTGTCTGCTACGTTAAAAATACTCGATAAATCGCCTGTCAGACAATGAATAGGTATTTCGGTCTTTATTTAGGATATTTTgtttacctgtattgggctggcatCCCTTAGCtggttggaacgtcagacaggcagtcgcctctattaaccggacctgtcaaatcttcaggctaggtaagcggatcctgtgagaaacgggataacgccagGGAGATGATAATTCTGGATATGTTGTTACATTCATCATATTTGAGTTTCTGTAACCCATACTCTGAGAATTCTGTCATTTCCAAACCATTGTGTGCTTGGGTGTACCGATAGATGAAACGGTTTGGTGCTGCAAGTTGTGAAGTCGTTTACTGGTACCTTCCAGGAGCAACATAACACATGCAGTCGCGAGTTAGAAGAAGTGGCTACCCTCACTGATGGAGAAGTTATGAGGTCAGCGCGTGTGGTCGGAGTCACCACCACCACTGCTGCGAGGAGACATGACCTCATGAAACGCCTGCTGTCACCTATAGGTAGAGTATACTAGTTCCTAACTAGTCAAATtcaattacttttttactaaacgttaaaacacgaaattaccatgaaagtatgaaaaagtacgctgtgacgtcatagaaaaacgtgatcaaatgtcagacttatgttttttttttattaaaatttataaatatgtcaTAGCGTGCGTGAGAGCGAAAGAGATAACACTTAGTCACTGTCTTTTTCCTTCGCGGTGTTTACTCAATTCCTACACATCTCCGATCCTCTCCGCTTTGGTGGAATCCTACTTTAAGTGACCGACATAGCCCGCAGAATGTTCCATTGTCGGTTTTAATAAAATCACCGTCATTCTCTGTGCATAGTGTAGTCATCTCTGTGCATAGTACAGTCATCTCTGTGCTAGTATAGTCATCTCTGTGCATAAGTAGTACAGTCATCTCCGTGCTAATATAATCATCTCTGCATAGTATAGTCATATCTGTGCATAGTATAGTCATTTCTGTGCAGTCTTCATCATCGCTTTTCTGTTATTTTACAGTGATCGTAGAGGAAGCGGCGGAAGTGTTAGAGGCTCATATAGTGGCGTCCTTGACACACAAGTGCCAGCACCTAATACTTATTGGTAAGttaacaaaaaaagttttagcACTCTTAGCTAGGCATAAGTATGTAATATAACATTGTATACTTGTCATCACagaaaaatcgaaacacttcagAATTTTCATTCAACGAATTTCGAACATTAgttttaagaattaaaaaccttatAATAATACCTGCTCTCgaaatgacatttattttttattgctaatACTCTCCTTACTCTTATActcgttttttttataatccttacgaaatctatgggtatttagttcatcttgcgaccgATGTACCTCTGGTTATCccaagtcgtgagcttaatgtGACAAATCTTACATTTTCTACCAGGCGACCATAAGCAACTGCGACCCACAGCAGCGCATTATAAGCTAGCTAAACACTACAACTTCGAAATATCCCTCTTCGAGCGTATGATCCGCAACGGCGTacacgcaagaacattgtccaTACAACGGCGAATGAGGCCCAGCTTCGTAGAGTTGCTGGTACCCGCCATATATGAGAGATTGGATAGCCATCCCAGGGTGTATGAGTACCCTAATGTCAGGGGTATGAGAGACAACTTGTATTTCTACAGTCATGACGTGTTTGAGGATTCTGAGGTTAGTGTACCTGTAGTTTTTAAGTACCTCCTTAAGCGTTTTCTCGGTGGTCGGGAAGAGCGCGACAAACTCACTCCGGCGGCTGTAGATAGGCTTCAAAATTTAGATTTAGAATTGTACCTAATACATAATAGTATACGTAGGTATTTCTGTTCAAAGCTGTTCAAGAGGGAAATGCTGCCAGTCTTTTGGGCACTGCCTTGGTGCGATGCTTTGgtgatatttttatgttgtttttaataaatttgtgtttaataaatattgtaatgtGATCTGGCATACGTAATATACGCAGGTTGTAAATAAACCgtacgataataataataatagcataCTGTCTGTTTGCTCAGATTCGTCCGCGAAGGTTTAGCTTGAAAATTGATTTTGGGTTGAACTACATCTGGCTGCACCGCATCGTAATTTTCTACGCTTCTATTATTTTCTGTCATTCAGAACCGTTATTTCctagagcgagataatgcgACCGCACGCCGCGGAATCGACGAGGCGgtcttgagccgccaaaggtcactgacatggctcatgacatggactacataattaaataaagaatagcCGGAACAgactgcttaacgtgtcttccgaatcGAGTCAACCGCCTGCAATGTCGTAagcaaactggggatcacaacgtggtttttgtgatattttcccacgcgaaatcgaacccaggaccaccAGATCGAGCCCCTCTCAAATGCCAAATGGCTTCACTTACCGACCTAATGGATCTTGAAGATACCCATTCAAGAAACTCTAATTACTTTCCATAAACAATACTGTATCTGCTTCCAGGGCTTAGAAGACAGTTGGAGCCACAAGAACACTCTAGAAGCCAAGTGGTGCGTGGCGTTGGCCAACTACCTGCGCCAAATGAAGTATGCTGCTCATGAGATCACTATCCTCGCGACTTATAACGGACAAGCGACGCTCATTAGAGAGGTTAGATAcagtgatgtgctgttcccgGGAATACCTATTTCGactttgggaatgttcccggcagGAAAGAGGCGCGAAAGTTATGTAAAACGAACTTTATTTATTACCTCGCCTTCAGACAGCTAGAATCagataatttataaattttaatcaagaaaagcgtaataataagtccgacatattATCACGTtcttctgtgacgtcacagtgtgcgttttcatacaaaatccatagtaatttcgtgttttgacgtttagtaaaaagtaactgatttgactagttggaaactattttttttcttc
It includes:
- the LOC126371693 gene encoding NFX1-type zinc finger-containing protein 1-like, translating into MIKVIFLYKISIMGDASKPSLRIDWFDGTLIEESRANTASGGSGFDDEEQPEPQLPPKPQYSEKKPIGFKRLLDLSLLQPPILTLEIAHRPGFWNLLDSQLKGDFIVLIVKILANIYKSLEPGEKSKIVTMLKSRFETSNFLEVLKEYLIGLPSVRVVEKRINSHLWDDAQAFYSNILDLCEGILNFGGNSIEYLQNIYDLLEITETSALGVREEHTETFDESLFVQIVELKSKIMKLIQQNPLDTLPPENPKIDNKDINNFKNLTIFPTKEDLLQKNKIKIQPNIINGAYPTVEHYLDIQFKLLREDCFGPLREGICKYLENPTKRRHENIRVHPKVRIIRTYITNNKVGHLVDIAWNQRSTTGIVDSKKYAYNKQLMFGSLLLFTPDNFETILCGTVLDSNLELLGEGYVAVSFQNPVSKTIFSQPYLMVESEVFFEPYHRVLKVMQNARIDDLPMRRYIVDVQKESRAPAYLSQETLYTIKEGNKNKEVSFPVLTREEWPDTTTFGLDNSQMDAFSFALTREFAVIQGPPGTGKTFIGVKIASTLLKNLSLEGTPMLIICYTNHALDQFLEGILPVTQNIVRLGSQSKSKILQPYNLNNMRMKMKSKYAHLYGTKRSELEKIYKQMTDIQTEIEKCEKEIITYKTLKPYMKTKVELKSGKEDPILPWLFDHLEDIKEDKEEELEDWEKALEDMEVSEKIETCFSEQWAVKEIDSMLNSIRYVKDITDDHCEGQKMTDKFQTEINKVSRRLNCFKKKFALEKSVNKDDFTMEENIDLYSLTPDERWAVYFAAVRTITNELMVKMNDLLEQHNTCSRELEEVATLTDGEVMRSARVVGVTTTTAARRHDLMKRLLSPIVIVEEAAEVLEAHIVASLTHKCQHLILIGDHKQLRPTAAHYKLAKHYNFEISLFERMIRNGVHARTLSIQRRMRPSFVELLVPAIYERLDSHPRVYEYPNVRGMRDNLYFYSHDVFEDSEGLEDSWSHKNTLEAKWCVALANYLRQMKYAAHEITILATYNGQATLIREFSKKHNLLRDVKVTVVDNYQGEENRIVLLSLVRSNRDGNIGFLSAANRICVALSRAKEGFYMFGNMNVLKSASPIWRLINDKLVSMNAIGKTIALQCDSHRDNVFQVSNLEDLENGIIGFCMRICEKSKQIE